One bacterium genomic window carries:
- a CDS encoding CpsD/CapB family tyrosine-protein kinase, translating to MKKHRKSFEDYKTNILFDFDLRSSFGAAFYNLLGKIYLLVKEGSLKTILITSTFGGEGKTVVAANLALGFAKVNEMKTILIDSDLYHPTIHHLFNLNKDPGLSDVLINSCQLNDVVTKLNIKNLCVIPSGKSSSSTSMLLGSNKMNEIIQVLKGASDIILLDSAPVLSSSDPLVLCPYVDGVILVVEADKTQREMIQRAQLSIESTQTKILGVVLNKKEHILPQYVYEKLYHYKGYYY from the coding sequence TGATTTTGATTTAAGGTCTTCATTTGGAGCGGCTTTTTACAATCTGCTCGGTAAAATATATCTATTGGTAAAAGAAGGCTCATTAAAGACAATATTAATCACCAGTACCTTTGGCGGAGAAGGAAAAACTGTGGTTGCGGCAAATCTGGCTTTAGGTTTTGCCAAAGTGAATGAAATGAAAACAATACTTATAGATAGTGATTTGTATCATCCAACTATACATCATCTATTTAATTTAAACAAAGACCCGGGATTATCTGATGTATTAATCAATAGTTGCCAACTTAATGATGTGGTAACTAAATTAAATATTAAAAATTTATGTGTAATTCCAAGTGGTAAATCATCATCAAGCACATCAATGTTATTAGGCTCAAATAAGATGAATGAAATTATTCAAGTCTTAAAAGGGGCATCCGATATTATTTTATTGGATTCTGCACCTGTCTTATCAAGTAGTGACCCATTAGTTTTATGTCCTTATGTGGATGGTGTAATTCTTGTTGTTGAGGCAGATAAGACTCAACGAGAAATGATACAGCGAGCTCAATTATCAATAGAATCTACTCAAACTAAAATATTAGGTGTGGTATTAAATAAAAAGGAACATATTCTGCCTCAATATGTTTATGAGAAACTTTATCATTATAAGGGGTATTATTATTAA
- the neuC gene encoding UDP-N-acetylglucosamine 2-epimerase — protein MRKICVVTGSRAEYGLLSPVMQAIQQHPELKLCVVACGMHLLEKFGLTVKEIEKDGFTISEKVFIPEQEDISVAFGQTVIGISYAIDRINPDFILVLGDRFDALAGAIAGANKNIPVAHIHGGDKTTSGHIDESIRFAITKFAHLHFAATSQSKTRLIQSGEEPFRIYQVGSPAIDVILSKKATSSSQTAKFLNLTMNKPILVVLQHPVNVEKDDSANQINQTLLAVKKLKYQTIIIYPNSDSGSCEMIKKIEEYRKLPHIQIYKNIDHTLYLGLLRLASVLIGNSSSGIIEAPCFKLPVVNVGTRNKGREHAENVIFVDYDKHKIIDGIKKALFDKEFKKIVNNCTNPYGDGKSSSRIVEILATISLDRKLLTKQIIY, from the coding sequence ATGCGAAAGATTTGTGTGGTTACAGGTTCAAGAGCAGAATATGGCTTACTTTCCCCGGTGATGCAGGCTATTCAACAACATCCGGAATTAAAGCTTTGTGTTGTGGCTTGCGGCATGCATCTTCTGGAAAAATTTGGGCTTACTGTAAAGGAAATAGAAAAAGACGGATTTACCATTTCAGAAAAGGTATTTATTCCAGAGCAAGAGGATATTTCAGTCGCATTCGGACAGACAGTAATTGGCATTTCCTATGCAATTGACCGGATTAATCCTGATTTTATATTAGTTCTGGGAGATAGATTTGACGCATTAGCCGGGGCGATAGCCGGGGCAAATAAAAATATCCCGGTTGCCCATATCCATGGTGGAGACAAAACAACAAGCGGACATATCGACGAATCGATACGGTTTGCGATAACTAAATTTGCTCATTTACATTTTGCCGCAACTTCACAAAGTAAAACCCGTCTAATTCAATCAGGAGAAGAGCCCTTTAGAATTTATCAAGTTGGTTCCCCAGCAATTGATGTTATCCTTTCTAAAAAAGCAACATCTTCATCCCAAACGGCAAAATTTCTTAATCTTACTATGAATAAACCAATCTTAGTCGTTTTACAGCATCCGGTTAATGTGGAAAAAGATGACTCGGCAAATCAGATAAACCAGACACTACTTGCGGTTAAAAAATTAAAGTATCAAACAATTATTATCTATCCTAATTCTGATTCAGGCTCTTGCGAGATGATTAAAAAAATAGAAGAATATAGAAAACTACCTCATATCCAGATTTATAAAAATATAGACCACACCCTTTACTTAGGATTATTGAGATTAGCCTCAGTTTTAATTGGCAACTCAAGTAGTGGAATAATCGAAGCCCCTTGCTTTAAACTTCCGGTAGTCAATGTCGGCACAAGAAATAAAGGTAGAGAACATGCAGAAAATGTTATATTTGTTGATTATGACAAACACAAAATTATAGACGGAATTAAAAAGGCTTTATTTGATAAAGAATTCAAGAAAATAGTAAATAATTGTACCAATCCTTATGGTGATGGAAAATCATCCTCACGAATTGTGGAAATATTAGCCACCATTTCTCTCGACCGCAAATTACTAACAAAACAAATTATATATTGA